One region of Citrus sinensis cultivar Valencia sweet orange chromosome 6, DVS_A1.0, whole genome shotgun sequence genomic DNA includes:
- the LOC127903072 gene encoding uncharacterized protein LOC127903072, protein MKYFPPTKNAKLRNEITSFHQLEDESLYEAWKRFKELLRRCPHHGIPCCIQVETLYNGLNPSKRLMVDASTNGALLSKSYTEAYEILERIANNNYQWPSARQPLIRGSAGVHNIDAITALSAQVTSLTNMVKALTSTLATVKQVAELSCIYYGEEHDFDNCPRNPASVNYVANFNRQPQNNLYSNTYNPGWKQHPNFVWSSQNRNAPVLNGQNRNTRPSGFHQESQGQKHNSQDPITSLEALIKEYIAKNEAIVQSQIVSLRNLKNLMGQIATTMSSRTQGSLPSNTEDPRREDKEHCKVINLRSGKNVDILVNVTKNMMEFNSAQKLPQNGSMLQQPPLQDTGYMGQATVTAEEVQPEHAEKEIATSVVTTCTKPNKQSLISPEATQ, encoded by the coding sequence atgaaatatttcccaCCGACAAAAAATGCAAAGTTGCGGAATGAGATTACTTCcttccatcaacttgaagatgaaagTTTGTACGAGGCATGGAAAAGATTCAAGGAATTACTCAGAAGGtgtcctcatcatggtatCCCTTGTTGCATTCAAGTGGAAACTTTGTACAATGGGTTGAATCCAAGTAAAAGGTTAATGGTGGACGCTTCAACAAATGGAGCTCTATTATCCAAATCTTATActgaagcttatgaaattctggaaagaattgctaataataattaccagTGGCCTTCAGCTAGGCAACCATTAATAAGAGGATCAGCAGGGGTACATAACATTGATGCAATTACAGCCTTATCAGCACAAGTAACCTCATTAACTAACATGGTAAAGGCCTTGACATCTACTCTAGCAACAGTAAAACAAGTTGCTGAACTTTCTTGTATATACTATGGTGAAGAGCATGACTTTGATAATTGTCCTCGAAACCCAGCTTCAGTAAACTATGTGGCTAATTTCAATCGACAACCTCAGAACAACCTatattcaaatacttacaacccTGGCTGGAAGCAACACCCAAATTTTGTATGGAGCAGTCAGAATCGAAATGCTCCAGTATTAAATGGACAAAATAGAAACACACGACCATCTGGTTTTCATCAGGAAAGTCAAGGGCAAAAGCATAACAGTCAGGATCCAATCACTTCACTGGAAGCACTAATTAAAGAGTACATtgcaaagaatgaagcaattgtgcaGAGTCAAATTGTATCCTTGAGAAACCTAAAAAACCTAATGGGACAAATAGCCACAACAATGAGCAGCAGAACTCAAGGAAGCCTACCTAGCAACACAGAAGACCCTAGAAGGGAGGACAAAGAACACtgcaaagtaattaatttgaggTCTGGAAAGAATGTTGATATTCTAGTTaatgtaacaaaaaatatgatgGAATTCAATTCAGCGCAAAAATTACCTCAAAATGGAAGCATGTTACAACAACCTCCTCTTCAAGATACTGGTTACATGGGCCAAGCTACAGTAACTGCAGAGGAAGTTCAACCAGAACatgctgaaaaagaaattgcaacATCAGTAGTCACAACCTGCaccaaaccaaacaaacagAGTTTGATATCTCCTGAAGCTACACAGTAG